The proteins below are encoded in one region of Rhododendron vialii isolate Sample 1 chromosome 7a, ASM3025357v1:
- the LOC131333714 gene encoding abscisic acid receptor PYR1-like encodes MEKGQTSSTTEEDQQPTTTHHLTLPPSLTQDEFTEINHFISEFHTYRVNPGQCSSLLAQRVHAPRYVVWSIVRQFDKPQTYKHFIKSCTVGEDFDMTPGCTREVNVISGLPAATSTERLDVLDDDRCVTGFSITGGEHRLRNYKSLTTVHELEREGRIWTVVLESYLVDVPEGNTEEDTRLFADTVVRLNLQKLASLAEGLARDGDGRSQVI; translated from the coding sequence ATGGAGAAAGGGCAAACCTCCTCCACGACAGAAGAAGATCAACaacccaccaccacccaccaccTGACCCTCCCACCGTCTCTGACCCAAGACGAGTTCACCGAGATAAACCACTTCATCTCCGAGTTCCACACGTACCGGGTCAACCCCGGCCAATGCTCCTCCCTCCTCGCCCAGCGCGTCCACGCCCCGCGCTACGTCGTCTGGTCCATCGTCCGGCAATTCGACAAGCCCCAGACCTACAAGCATTTCATCAAGAGCTGCACCGTGGGTGAAGACTTCGACATGACCCCCGGGTGCACGCGTGAGGTCAACGTCATCTCCGGGCTGCCGGCCGCGACCAGCACCGAGCGGCTCGACGTGCTTGACGACGACCGGTGCGTGACCGGGTTCAGCATCACGGGGGGCGAGCACCGGCTGAGGAACTACAAGTCGCTGACGACGGTGCACGAGCTGGAGCGCGAAGGGCGGATCTGGACCGTTGTCCTCGAGTCGTACCTCGTGGACGTGCCGGAGGGGAACACGGAGGAGGACACCCGGCTCTTTGCCGATACGGTGGTGAGGTTGAATCTGCAGAAACTAGCGTCGCTCGCCGAAGGGTTGGCCCGTGACGGGGACGGCAGATCACAGGTGATTTGA